The sequence CTCTAGAACTGTTGAGCCTGCTCGATCCATCAGAGAAGCAAAGTTGATATCAACCGTAATTCCCAGAgcttccctctgtaaagaaatataagagtgtttagatccgAAAAAGCTCCTTCGCGATCGCTCGTTGGAGCGATCGAATCAATCCAAACGGAGCGTCCTTCGACAACTTCCTCGTATCGCGCTTGGGCTCACCACATGATCGCTAGGACGTGCCAAGACGTGCAAAGACTACCCGTTAATCTCCATATAATCTGCTCCCTGGTTTTATGGGGGCTGGGGGCACACTAATTACCATAATCCTTCCCCTGGCCACACCTTCCAAATCGGGAGATCCTGGTTTGTCGGAAAGCGAGCGTTGGCACGCCAATAGCAACGCAACATTCTTATATTTTTTTACGAAGAGAGTAATTTATATGCCTTGTGTTTACCTGATGCACAAATTATTATTGCACCAACATGAAAATAAGTTTACCGAGTGTGCGTAGCTATGGTTATAAAGCTATTTAATTGTGCTTCTAAAAAAGTTGTTTAATTTTGCCACCGGTATCATACCTTGTGTGATAAACAAACTTGACGGGGTCACTTGTATCTGGAAAACACAAAGGCAAAACTATTAAACCTAAAAAAGTGTGCCATGGGCATTTTTATATGTTGTTGTGCTATCAGTATTATGTAAATCAGATTGGCAAAGTTTACGAAAGATATAAGCATATTTTGATTACTGGAAAAAGGGTCATTTTATGATTTCAGGATAATATTGAGGCTTCCTTACTAAAGCTAGACTCCTTTTACACGAGTCATACAATCCTTTATTTGGTTCTTTGATAGAACCAGATATAAAAAAAAACAGTGTGGTGCCAATTCCAAATCCCCATTGTTTTTCCAAGGCAAGAGAGATGAGTAAGAAAGACCCCTAACATAACTACTGTAATTGGCTATTCAAACAATATAAAATACCAAATAATACATTGTTAATGCATTCACGCTCGCttttaaaatgaaaaaaataccagttttttttttgcatgtgccatctctttGTAAACTTCTTTGCACAAGTGACATTTAACTTTAACGACCGTGTCCAATTATGAATGGCACAAAGTTAGAGAAAACAACACTCTACATGATTGTCAAGATGCAAGAGTGGAGTGTGAGTCTTTGTAAACTTCTCTGCACGAGTGACGTTTATCTTTAACGACCATGTCCAATTATGAATGGCACAAAGTTAGAGAAAACAACACTCTACATGATTGTCAAGAAGCAAGAGTGGAGTGTGAGTTGTAGCCTTGTAGGTTGTGTTCGTTGCTATTCCGCTTGTGCAGTGGTGCAAACCTACCCGAGCTCTTCTTCTAAACTAGTTTTACTGATATTTTGTGTACCGCATGTATTATACTGACTTTATAGTTGCGTGGTAATGACATTTCTACGCACCAAGTAATAATATAAACGCCTTTCCTCTAGAAGAAATGTTTTTTTCAACACAGTACAATCGAAGTCGCTCACATATACAAGTATAAACTCactcctatgaatgcacacacgcacattcTACCTTATGAGCACCTCCGGGAGACTGAGCCGACATAGCATCTTGAGATTTTACCAAGTCACCACAAAGGCCTCGCAGTCGACGGGAAGGTCTCCTCCCGCTGAACAAACATCACCGTaagcctgaaataaattcaggattgGTTCACTCTAGGAGAAATGTCTTGTGTGCGATTTTGAGAGGGTTTGAAAGAATATTCCGTGTGGCGAGAGGGGTTTAGAGAATCCTGAGCTAGGTCGGGGCAGACAAGAGAAGCGACGGGGTACCTGCTCTTCCAACGGTACACCAGCGCATTATATACCTCCCATTAATCCCGGAAATCCCCTCCCCACCGTCCGATCCACATCGAACGGCCACGAAAATCCCCCATTACAATTCCGTAGCCCATCCAATCCCAGATATTCGTCACCCTCAGCCCGCTGCAACCGGGCCCCACGCGACGCCGGCGCTCACCTGTCAGTGACCCCACCCGCACCAACCCTATGTGAACGCCGCGACGGACGCGCCCACCACCCATCACGTGCCCGGCGCGTGCgcaagagagagaggagaggtgaGGAAAGGAAGGAAACCCTCGCGTCGTCCCCTCCGCTCCGAAACCCCCGACGCCAAGGAAACCCTCGCGAGCCCacagccgcctccggctccgcccgcgccgccgccccgaatcCGGCCGGTGCCCGCGGccccgggcccccgccgccccagtCCCCGAGGTCAGCTCCCGGCGCCGCGCGCCCCCGGTGTTTCCCTTTTTCTCTGCGCGTCCTGGCGGCTCATTTTGGGGGGTTTAGCTTGGGTTTCTGCCGCGGGCCGCCGCGTCGCTCGCCGCGCGCGGGTTCGCCGGAGGCGTGGTCGCCCGATCGGTGCTCGGCGGGGTGGATTCGGGGGCGGTTTTTCTCGTCGTGGTTTGAATTTGCGATGTGTATTTTGGGGGATTCGTGGTTCGGCGGGGTACGCAGCGGGTTCCATTTCGTAATGCACGAGTAGTGAATTGCTATTGCCTGGCATGTCACATGCATGCGCGTCAGGTTGGTGGAtttggggctagggtttgggggatgGCTGGAACTGACAGAGTGCTTGGCCTGATTCAGGGAGCAatgggcagcagcagcagcagcagtgcctGAGGAGGAGGGAGTTATGGCGGGAATGGCTGGGAAGGGGGACGAGTCGGTTGCACCGGTGAGGTCCAGTGACCGGCTGCGGCAGCGGCCCAAGTACTACGGGCGGGGATACCTGTATTACTCACCCAACATGCGCAACAAGATGAACTCCAACAAGAAGCGGACGGCTGCATCGCAGATTGCGAAGAAGCTTCTTCGCAAGCCAGCCGCACGGGAACCTCCTGCCGATGTAAGCAACTTTGTATGCTAGTTGTTTGAGATTTGCTTGTTTTTATCATTGAAAACGTTCTTACCTGATATGCTGAAGATGTCATCTGGTGTACCGTGTCTTATGATACATTATTTTGACCAGCTGTTATTTGCATGTTAATGATTGGAGTTATTATCCATCCATCTGTTAATTTTAGCCGCAAGGAATGTCTTGGTTTCTATGGAGGCTTTGTTAGCATTATATCCCTGATTCTGCATTTTTTACTGGATTTTTACACTTCCCAGAATAAAATATGTCCATCAGTTAAATAGGAAACATAGACACTTTTCAAGCTATTATTAGTATAGGGACGCCTGGTTCATGTAACTTCATTGTATGAAACATGAGCGATTGACCACTTCCTGAAAGCTATCTCCTGAACATTGTACCTGGAATGCCTTTATTTCTGTGTGGGGTTGCTACATTATGCTCAGTACCTTGATTATAATAGCCCTCTTTATAGTCTATTGCAGCAAATTTGCGCCGTTCAACGCGGAAGCGAAGAATGTCTGTAACTCTGGAGGACTACGGCACAGATAGTTCCAGTATGGAAGATGATGACCTTATGGTGAGTTTCTAGAGTCTCAGTAATGACTGTAATTTTGGAAGCCACACTGTTACCCAATTGGCATCTCAGTTTGCTGATTATTATTTGAACCAGCTCAtattttcccttttattttttcAGAGACCCAGATATCGGTCTTCTTCAAAGAGTAAAGGGGATGATCAAGTGTCGGCACGGCCGAAGCGCAATAAAATGTCTAACTCGAACTCCATTCCCCGCCGTGAAGGTTTAAGGCCTAGAAGATCTCTGCGGGGACAAAGGCATCTTCCATACCAAGTTTCTGATGATGATCAGGAAAGTTCTGAAGAAGAACATGAACAAGATCAGAGAGAAAATGGCAATGAAGTCGAAGAGGACGGTGCCAATGAAGAGGAGATTGATGGAGGTGATGAAGCTGAAGAAGatggagatgatgaagatggcgaggaAGAGCAAGAAGTTAGGAGGAGATATGATCTAAGGGATCGTGCAGAAGTTCGTAGACCCTCCCCACAGAAGGAAGGGAAGCACAGACCACAATCTCCCCGCAGAGTACTTGTACAAGGAATTGGTCCAAAGAACAGCAAGTATTTAAAAAAAGGTGGGTCACGCATGCATAAGCGCCCTCGTTTCTCAATGCCAGATGATTCAGATGATTCTCTTCTCGTGGATGAGCCGGATGAAGGTCCATCCATGCCATGGATGCGTAGTGGGAGAGGTGGTATGCCACCATGGCTTATGGGTGGATTGGACATGCATAATTCAGCAGCATGGGGTCTCAATGCTGGAGCATCTGGATGGGGTCATCAGGGTGATACTGGAGTCAGTACTTCATCACTGATGCCAGGGGCACAAACTGCTGGCCCAAGTTCCAAGGGAGGAGCTGATATTCAGCCTCTGCAGATTGATGAGAGTGTAAGTTTTAATGATATTGGAGGTTTGTCTGAGTACATTGATGCTTTAAAGGAAATGGTGTTCTTCCCTTTGTTGTATCCAGATTTTTTTGCAAATTATCACATAACTCCTCCTAGGGGAGTTCTTCTCTGTGGACCTCCTGGTACAGGGAAGACATTGATTGCCCGTGCATTAGCTTGTGCTGCCTCTAAAGCTGGCCAGAAGGTCAGCTTTTATATGCGAAAAGGAGCTGATGTTCTTAGTAAATGGGTTGGAGAGGCTGAAAGGCAGCTCAAGTTGCTTTTTGAGGAAGCTCAAAAGAATCAGCCTGCAATCATATTTTTTGATGAAATAGATGGCCTTGCCCCTGTGAGATCTAGCAAGCAAGAGCAGATTCACAATTCAATAGTGTCAACATTGCTTGCTTTGATGGACGGTCTTGATTCACGTGGACAAGTTGTTTTGATTGGAGCAACCAATCGGATTGATGCCATTGATGGGGCATTGCGTAGACCTGGCCGTTTTGATCGCGAGTTCTATTTTCCTTTACCTGGCTATGAGGCACGAGCTGAAATTCTGGACATTCATACACGGAAATGGAAGGAACCCCCGCCAAAGGAGCTAAAGATGGAGCTTGCTGCGAGCTGTGTTGGGTATTGTGGTGCTGATTTGAAAGCATTATGTACTGAAGCTGCTATTCGAGCATTTAGGGAGAAATATCCTCAGGTTTACACAAGTGATGACAAGTTTGTCATTGATGTAGACTCGGTCAGGGTCGAGAGGAACCACTTCTTGGAAGCTATGTCTACAATAACTCCAGCTGCACATAGGGGATCAATTGTGCATTCAAGACCACTGTCACCGGTTATTGCTCCATGTTTGAAGAGACATCTTGAGAAGGTAATGGAAAGGATTTCTGATATTTTTCCTTACCTTTCAGCATTGGATCTTAGCAAATACTCTACCCTttcatatggatcttccatccctCTTGTTTATAGGCCTCGCCTTTTGATGTGTGGCGTTGAGGGTGTTGGACTGGTAGGGTTTCTCTTTTATTTGGATATATTGTAAGTATGTTGTGCCTTTTTTCTTACTAACGTGGTTTAGCTTAGCAGGATCATGTTGGGCCAGCTGTTTTGCATGAGCTTGAGAAATTTCCTGTGCACTCCTTGGGGCTGCCATCTCTTCTCTCTGATCCAAGTGCAAAGACACCtgaagaagctctcgtgcatattTTTGGGGAAGCAAGGAGAACAACACCGTCCATACTATACTTGCCACAGTTCCATCTTTGGTGGGATACGGTTAGTACATGAAGTCCTAGCCATAACCTTTGGTACCATGAAATGATTCTTGAGTAAATACTGGCTTAGTTATGCAGCTAATTACTTGATTTTTAACGTTACAGGCACATGAACAGCTTAGGGCAGTGTTATTGACTCTTCTGAATGAATTGGCATCCAATCTTCCAGTATTGTTGCTAGGAACATCATCAGTGGCCTTTGATGACCTCGAAGAAGAGTGTGCTTCCATATTTTCTTCTCGTAATGTGTATGTTCCTGGAGGAATGTTAATTCTGTTTTGCCTGGTTGTTTTGACTTAGTTCTTGTCTTAGATGCATACCATGTTGAACTTTGTTTTCATTGGTTTAGGAAACATATTACTGCTTGATTGTTCAGTTTTTTTTAACTCTTTCGAGCTCTGTAAATGCTTGAATGATGTCCTTAGTATCACATTGTTATCCATTCAAAAAGCATGGAACAGTATCCTTTGCGTGGGCAAGGGGGTATGTTTACTAATAGGTCATTGACTGGAACaagttcttttcctttttttggctGTATAGTGTTGGCTGCTTCACGTACCCTTCGCATGGGCAAGGGGTGTGTTTACTAATAGGCCCATTGACAGGAACAGGAtttgttcttttttgtttgtttgttgacATGCTTGCTAATTTCAGTTCACTGTATATCACTTTATTGCTGGATCAGTGTTGCATGCTTCACATCAGGTTCAGTGCATTTTCTCTTACTTGtcttatttttcatcaacaaaATCTTCTGTTTGATAGATATCAAGTGGATCGACCAAGTGATGATGATAGATCAAGATACTTTAGTATACTGTTTGAGTCACTGCTCTCACTTCAAATGGAAGATTCAAGAAGCAAGTCGAAAGAGAAAAAGTCTATCGATCTTCCAAAAGCACCAAAGAAAGTAGATGGGCCTAAGGTTTCTGAGCT comes from Triticum aestivum cultivar Chinese Spring chromosome 5B, IWGSC CS RefSeq v2.1, whole genome shotgun sequence and encodes:
- the LOC123112687 gene encoding ATPase family AAA domain-containing protein At1g05910 isoform X2; translated protein: MAGMAGKGDESVAPVRSSDRLRQRPKYYGRGYLYYSPNMRNKMNSNKKRTAASQIAKKLLRKPAAREPPADSIAANLRRSTRKRRMSVTLEDYGTDSSSMEDDDLMRPRYRSSSKSKGDDQVSARPKRNKMSNSNSIPRREGLRPRRSLRGQRHLPYQVSDDDQESSEEEHEQDQRENGNEVEEDGANEEEIDGGDEAEEDGDDEDGEEEQEVRRRYDLRDRAEVRRPSPQKEGKHRPQSPRRVLVQGIGPKNSKYLKKGGSRMHKRPRFSMPDDSDDSLLVDEPDEGPSMPWMRSGRGGMPPWLMGGLDMHNSAAWGLNAGASGWGHQGDTGVSTSSLMPGAQTAGPSSKGGADIQPLQIDESVSFNDIGGLSEYIDALKEMVFFPLLYPDFFANYHITPPRGVLLCGPPGTGKTLIARALACAASKAGQKVSFYMRKGADVLSKWVGEAERQLKLLFEEAQKNQPAIIFFDEIDGLAPVRSSKQEQIHNSIVSTLLALMDGLDSRGQVVLIGATNRIDAIDGALRRPGRFDREFYFPLPGYEARAEILDIHTRKWKEPPPKELKMELAASCVGYCGADLKALCTEAAIRAFREKYPQVYTSDDKFVIDVDSVRVERNHFLEAMSTITPAAHRGSIVHSRPLSPVIAPCLKRHLEKDHVGPAVLHELEKFPVHSLGLPSLLSDPSAKTPEEALVHIFGEARRTTPSILYLPQFHLWWDTAHEQLRAVLLTLLNELASNLPVLLLGTSSVAFDDLEEECASIFSSRNVYQVDRPSDDDRSRYFSILFESLLSLQMEDSRSKSKEKKSIDLPKAPKKVDGPKVSELKAKAEAEQHAVRRMRMCLRDICNRILYNKRFTAFHFPVSEEEVPDYRTIVHNPMDMAAVLQRVDSGQYFSQAAFLKDINLIVTNAKTYNGDDYNGSRIVSRACELRDVVQGMLSQMDPSLVSFCDKIAAQGGPLQAMDDEDSSILQAPPVVQLVSVTRTSARLRNVQPEVDLSRSYEVLKRHKKSTENEHGTAAKESTARDGKSPGDVDLSKPTSPEEAPKGPHSNGPLKEADKAPDEAPPILPGSPPDPMETDNGEDSAMPTSDDTLEQLEGLKQRFMELTVGYGVPQLERLYSRIMKGAIELTGKETNKDHRRLVVRHLSAFVENSDNF
- the LOC123112687 gene encoding ATPase family AAA domain-containing protein At1g05910 isoform X1 → MAGMAGKGDESVAPVRSSDRLRQRPKYYGRGYLYYSPNMRNKMNSNKKRTAASQIAKKLLRKPAAREPPADSIAANLRRSTRKRRMSVTLEDYGTDSSSMEDDDLMRPRYRSSSKSKGDDQVSARPKRNKMSNSNSIPRREGLRPRRSLRGQRHLPYQVSDDDQESSEEEHEQDQRENGNEVEEDGANEEEIDGGDEAEEDGDDEDGEEEQEVRRRYDLRDRAEVRRPSPQKEGKHRPQSPRRVLVQGIGPKNSKYLKKGGSRMHKRPRFSMPDDSDDSLLVDEPDEGPSMPWMRSGRGGMPPWLMGGLDMHNSAAWGLNAGASGWGHQGDTGVSTSSLMPGAQTAGPSSKGGADIQPLQIDESVSFNDIGGLSEYIDALKEMVFFPLLYPDFFANYHITPPRGVLLCGPPGTGKTLIARALACAASKAGQKVSFYMRKGADVLSKWVGEAERQLKLLFEEAQKNQPAIIFFDEIDGLAPVRSSKQEQIHNSIVSTLLALMDGLDSRGQVVLIGATNRIDAIDGALRRPGRFDREFYFPLPGYEARAEILDIHTRKWKEPPPKELKMELAASCVGYCGADLKALCTEAAIRAFREKYPQVYTSDDKFVIDVDSVRVERNHFLEAMSTITPAAHRGSIVHSRPLSPVIAPCLKRHLEKVMERISDIFPYLSALDLSKYSTLSYGSSIPLVYRPRLLMCGVEGVGLDHVGPAVLHELEKFPVHSLGLPSLLSDPSAKTPEEALVHIFGEARRTTPSILYLPQFHLWWDTAHEQLRAVLLTLLNELASNLPVLLLGTSSVAFDDLEEECASIFSSRNVYQVDRPSDDDRSRYFSILFESLLSLQMEDSRSKSKEKKSIDLPKAPKKVDGPKVSELKAKAEAEQHAVRRMRMCLRDICNRILYNKRFTAFHFPVSEEEVPDYRTIVHNPMDMAAVLQRVDSGQYFSQAAFLKDINLIVTNAKTYNGDDYNGSRIVSRACELRDVVQGMLSQMDPSLVSFCDKIAAQGGPLQAMDDEDSSILQAPPVVQLVSVTRTSARLRNVQPEVDLSRSYEVLKRHKKSTENEHGTAAKESTARDGKSPGDVDLSKPTSPEEAPKGPHSNGPLKEADKAPDEAPPILPGSPPDPMETDNGEDSAMPTSDDTLEQLEGLKQRFMELTVGYGVPQLERLYSRIMKGAIELTGKETNKDHRRLVVRHLSAFVENSDNF
- the LOC123112687 gene encoding ATPase family AAA domain-containing protein At1g05910 isoform X3, with amino-acid sequence MAGMAGKGDESVAPVRSSDRLRQRPKYYGRGYLYYSPNMRNKMNSNKKRTAASQIAKKLLRKPAAREPPADSIAANLRRSTRKRRMSVTLEDYGTDSSSMEDDDLMRPRYRSSSKSKGDDQVSARPKRNKMSNSNSIPRREGLRPRRSLRGQRHLPYQVSDDDQESSEEEHEQDQRENGNEVEEDGANEEEIDGGDEAEEDGDDEDGEEEQEVRRRYDLRDRAEVRRPSPQKEGKHRPQSPRRVLVQGIGPKNSKYLKKGGSRMHKRPRFSMPDDSDDSLLVDEPDEGPSMPWMRSGRGGMPPWLMGGLDMHNSAAWGLNAGASGWGHQGDTGVSTSSLMPGAQTAGPSSKGGADIQPLQIDESVSFNDIGGLSEYIDALKEMVFFPLLYPDFFANYHITPPRGVLLCGPPGTGKTLIARALACAASKAGQKVSFYMRKGADVLSKWVGEAERQLKLLFEEAQKNQPAIIFFDEIDGLAPVRSSKQEQIHNSIVSTLLALMDGLDSRGQVVLIGATNRIDAIDGALRRPGRFDREFYFPLPGYEARAEILDIHTRKWKEPPPKELKMELAASCVGYCGADLKALCTEAAIRAFREKYPQVYTSDDKFVIDVDSVRVERNHFLEAMSTITPAAHRGSIVHSRPLSPVIAPCLKRHLEKVMERISDIFPYLSALDLSKYSTLSYGSSIPLVYRPRLLMCGVEGVGLDHVGPAVLHELEKFPVHSLGLPSLLSDPSAKTPEEALVHIFGEARRTTPSILYLPQFHLWWDTAHEQLRAVLLTLLNELASNLPVLLLGTSSVAFDDLEEECASIFSSRNVYQVDRPSDDDRSRYFSILFESLLSLQMEDSRSKSKEKKSIDLPKAPKKVDGPKVSELKAKAEAEQHAVRRMRMCLRDICNRILYNKRFTAFHFPVSEEEVPDYRTIVHNPMDMAAVLQRVDSGQYFSQAAFLKDINLIVTNAKTYNGDDYNGSRIVSRACELRDVVQGMLSQMDPSLVSFCDKIAAQGGPLQAMDDEDSSILQAPPVVQLVSVTRTSARLRNVQPEVDLSRSYEVLKRHKKSTENEHGTAAKESTARDGKSPGDVDLSKPTSPEEAPKGPHSNGPLKEADKAPDEAPPILPGSPPDPMETDNGEDSAMPTSDDTLEQLEGLKQRFMELTVGYGVPQLERLYSRIMKGAIELTGIRGFTGFPCVHSVVCWSNNPEELSMPPDVVM